In the Brassica napus cultivar Da-Ae chromosome A7, Da-Ae, whole genome shotgun sequence genome, one interval contains:
- the LOC106356298 gene encoding uncharacterized protein LOC106356298: protein MCFKDHLLYVSLSLFNFFSHLFHFSFRRCFFQEPKSLNFLFFFINTKQKRMKETLRCCIACILPCGALDVIRIVHSNGYVEEISGTITASEVMKAHPKHVLKKPSSPPSSDHDDVISATKIVIVPFEAELQRGKIYFLMPATKPDKEKIRRERSNANAVKKRSRHHREDVDDHKSNGENNGKDKDSSVLISDRYLTEILSEKVATQRDRRKGRVGVWRPHLESINED, encoded by the coding sequence ATGTGTTTCAAAGATCACTTGCTATacgtttctctttctctctttaatttcttctctcatctttttcattttagttttcgCAGATGCTTCTTTCAAGAACCAAAGTCTTTAAATTTTCTATTCTTCTTCattaatacaaaacaaaagaggaTGAAGGAGACACTTAGGTGCTGCATCGCCTGCATCCTACCGTGTGGAGCTCTGGACGTGATCCGCATCGTACATTCAAACGGATACGTTGAGGAGATCAGTGGTACAATCACCGCCAGCGAAGTAATGAAGGCACACCCGAAGCACGTACTCAAGAAACCATCTTCTCCACCGTCTTCAGATCATGATGATGTCATCTCAGCCACAAAGATCGTCATCGTCCCTTTCGAAGCGGAGCTCCAACGTGGCAAGATTTATTTCCTCATGCCCGCAACTAAACCAGATAAAGAAAAGATCCGCCGCGAAAGAAGTAATGCAAACGCCGTCAAGAAGCGTTCTCGGCATCATCGTGAAGACGTGGATGATCATAAGTCTAACGGGGAAAATAATGGTAAAGACAAGGACTCATCGGTGTTGATCTCTGATAGGTACTTGACGGAGATATTGTCGGAGAAAGTCGCGACCCAAAGAGATCGGAGAAAGGGACGCGTCGGCGTTTGGAGACCGCACTTAGAAAGCATAAATGAAGATTGA